One stretch of Oncorhynchus clarkii lewisi isolate Uvic-CL-2024 chromosome 1, UVic_Ocla_1.0, whole genome shotgun sequence DNA includes these proteins:
- the LOC139408635 gene encoding L-lactate dehydrogenase B-A chain-like isoform X1: MLITWWYLYLAARSIVKQTLNMASILQKLITPLFSGTPEPARNKVTVVGVGQVGMACAVSILLRELADELALVDVMEDKLKGEMMDLQHGSLFLKTPKIVASKDYSVTANSRIVVVTAGVRQQEGESRLNLVQRNVNIFKHIIPQIIKHSPKCIIIVVSNPVDVLTYVTWKLSGLPKHRVIGSGTNLDSARFRYLMAEKLGIHATSFNGWILGEHGDTSVPVWSGTNVAGVNLQTLNPDIGTDADQENWKETHKQVVDSAYEVIKLKGYTNWAIGLSVADLTESLIRNMSRIHPVSTMVKGMYGIDDEVYLSLPCVLNAGGVASVVNMTLTDDEIGQIKQSADTLWDIQKDLTDV, encoded by the exons ATGTTGATTACATGGTGGTATTTATACCTCGCAGCTCGGAGCATCGTCAAACAAA CATTGAACATGGCCTCTATCCTTCAGAAGCTCATCACTCCCCTGTTCAGTGGGACACCTGAGCCTGCCAGGAACAAGGTGACAGTGGTGGGGGTCGGCCAGGTCGGCATGGCCTGTGCTGTCAGTATCCTGCTCAGG gagctGGCTGATGAGCTGGCCTTGGTGGATGTGATGGAGGACAAGTTGAAGGGAGAGATGATGGATCTGCAGCATGGCAGCCTCTTCCTCAAAACGCCCAAGATAGTCGCCAGCAAAG ACTACTCTGTGACGGCGAACTCTCGTATCGTCGTGGTAACTGCAGGCGTTCgtcagcaggagggagagagcaggttGAACCTGGTTCAGAGGAACGTCAACATCTTCAAACACATCATCCCTCAGATCATAAAACACTCCCCCAAGTGCATCATCATCGTGGTCTCCAACCCAG TTGATGTGCTGACCTACGTGACCTGGAAGTTGAGCGGCCTGCCCAAGCACCGTGTCATCGGCAGCGGCACCAACCTGGACTCTGCCCGTTTCCGTTACCTGATGGCCGAAAAACTGGGCATCCATGCTACCAGCTTCAACGGATGGATCCTGGGAGAACACGGAGACACCAGTg TCCCTGTGTGGAGCGGCACTAACGTAGCAGGTGTCAACCTGCAGACACTGAACCCTGACATCGGTACTGATGCTGACCaggagaactggaaggagactCACAAACAGGTGGTTGACAG TGCCTATGAGGTGATCAAGTTGAAGGGCTATACTAACTGGGCCATTGGCCTGAGTGTAGCTGACCTCACTGAGAGCCTCATCAGGAACATGAGCAGGATCCACCCTGTCTCCACAATGGTGAAG GGCATGTACGGGATTGATGACGAGGTCTACTTGAGCCTGCCGTGCGTGCTGAATGCTGGGGGCGTGGCCAGCGTGGTCAACATGACCCTGACGGACGACGAGATCGGCCAGATAAAACAGAGTGCTGACACACTGTGGGACATCCAGAAGGACCTGACTGACGTGTAG
- the LOC139408635 gene encoding L-lactate dehydrogenase B-A chain-like isoform X2, producing MASILQKLITPLFSGTPEPARNKVTVVGVGQVGMACAVSILLRELADELALVDVMEDKLKGEMMDLQHGSLFLKTPKIVASKDYSVTANSRIVVVTAGVRQQEGESRLNLVQRNVNIFKHIIPQIIKHSPKCIIIVVSNPVDVLTYVTWKLSGLPKHRVIGSGTNLDSARFRYLMAEKLGIHATSFNGWILGEHGDTSVPVWSGTNVAGVNLQTLNPDIGTDADQENWKETHKQVVDSAYEVIKLKGYTNWAIGLSVADLTESLIRNMSRIHPVSTMVKGMYGIDDEVYLSLPCVLNAGGVASVVNMTLTDDEIGQIKQSADTLWDIQKDLTDV from the exons ATGGCCTCTATCCTTCAGAAGCTCATCACTCCCCTGTTCAGTGGGACACCTGAGCCTGCCAGGAACAAGGTGACAGTGGTGGGGGTCGGCCAGGTCGGCATGGCCTGTGCTGTCAGTATCCTGCTCAGG gagctGGCTGATGAGCTGGCCTTGGTGGATGTGATGGAGGACAAGTTGAAGGGAGAGATGATGGATCTGCAGCATGGCAGCCTCTTCCTCAAAACGCCCAAGATAGTCGCCAGCAAAG ACTACTCTGTGACGGCGAACTCTCGTATCGTCGTGGTAACTGCAGGCGTTCgtcagcaggagggagagagcaggttGAACCTGGTTCAGAGGAACGTCAACATCTTCAAACACATCATCCCTCAGATCATAAAACACTCCCCCAAGTGCATCATCATCGTGGTCTCCAACCCAG TTGATGTGCTGACCTACGTGACCTGGAAGTTGAGCGGCCTGCCCAAGCACCGTGTCATCGGCAGCGGCACCAACCTGGACTCTGCCCGTTTCCGTTACCTGATGGCCGAAAAACTGGGCATCCATGCTACCAGCTTCAACGGATGGATCCTGGGAGAACACGGAGACACCAGTg TCCCTGTGTGGAGCGGCACTAACGTAGCAGGTGTCAACCTGCAGACACTGAACCCTGACATCGGTACTGATGCTGACCaggagaactggaaggagactCACAAACAGGTGGTTGACAG TGCCTATGAGGTGATCAAGTTGAAGGGCTATACTAACTGGGCCATTGGCCTGAGTGTAGCTGACCTCACTGAGAGCCTCATCAGGAACATGAGCAGGATCCACCCTGTCTCCACAATGGTGAAG GGCATGTACGGGATTGATGACGAGGTCTACTTGAGCCTGCCGTGCGTGCTGAATGCTGGGGGCGTGGCCAGCGTGGTCAACATGACCCTGACGGACGACGAGATCGGCCAGATAAAACAGAGTGCTGACACACTGTGGGACATCCAGAAGGACCTGACTGACGTGTAG